CACGACTAGGCACGTACACCTCTTCATTGACACTGACTTCGTCTCCCGATAAAGTCCAGGACTAGCCAGTAACCCAAGCGTTCAAGCACAGCCCATAGCATTGCGATCTTCAAATATTTGGCCCGTGACACTCTCCCACCACCATTTCATGCACGTCATCATGCATGCTCGTCGTCCCATACCAGCTCGCATACTTGACAATGCATGATCCCCCTTATGTTGAGTATGATTCACTTTGGAAGAGTAGGACACCCGAAAGCACAGCAACAATGATCTTCTGTCGTGCATGTTCAATATAATACGTCAGTTTTGGTTTTAAGTGGCGCTGACGTCCGCCGCATCGGATTTTTGAATAGTTGTAGCAGCTTTCACAAAAACTTCCTTTTTATGGCGCTGCTTGGACCGTAGATTTTTGAACATAACACGGAGGGCTTCACTGCAACTATACTTGAGCGGCTCTCACGATCCCATACTCGCGGAGTACAAAGACCTTTGCCGAAGCAAACCCATATTTGATCTTCTCCCACCACCATTGCGCAACCATACTCTAAATGTTAAGCTCATTTCGTTAAGAGTCACGTTCCAACGTATCCGAGAATCgttctgctctgataccatgttgtcACGGGGTTACCTTTCGACCCCCGTGTGGCGTCCTCAAGTCCCCGGGGACAAGCTAATCCATCCCGCTTCTTTGTGTGGGTCACTGGTTTCGTCCTGCCTTGGACTCATCAGGAGAGCGGCGCCAGCTCTTGACCAGTGGTGCGTTCGTCGTTTGCACGACTAGGCACACACACCTCTTCATTGACACTGACTCCGTCCCCCGATAAAGTCCAGGACTAGCCAGTAACCTAAGCGTTGAAGCACAGCCCATAGCATTGCGATATTCAAATATTTGGCCCGTGACATTAACATGACTTTTCCAACTAACTACACAAATTGTAGTTTACTAttgttaaaaggatttttttttaaaagaaaactcCATTAGAAACCATGGCCGACCCGAAAACCGGGCCAAGCACAAAACAAGAATAAACTACATAAATACAAATTTACATTAATTCGACCAAAGAATATGATTAAACTTCGATCGACTTTTGAACCAAAGGAAACCCAATGATCTCACTTCGCTAAAAACATCTTCTACCTTGACTTGAGAACCTGAAAACACCACTTGATTCCTAGCTTTTCATAGGCTCCAACACGAAATGATAACGATACCTTTAAATGCATTCTTCTCAGTCGACCCCATCGAAACGTACTCCAAAAGATCTTTGAAGGAGAAACCAAAAATATTTTGTAACCGACACCATCTGCTGATCTTTTGCCAAAGAATCGTCGGAAATAAACATGATGTCCTCCACGGACTCATCTTCACTTCTGCAAAACGGACATAAACCATCACCGACCGCTATACCTCTTTTGAGCAACGCAATAAataaaagcaataaaagaatatctacaaaaaaatctataaaaaccagcactattattattattatttttattattatattatttgaaggTGGTTATGCACATCCGTCCGTAAACATGCAAACAAAGTGGTTTGGGACCCATGTGGCGGGTGTCATTGAATCTGTGGCGGGTGTTGGTGACAGGTCTATATAATCATGCTCACATGGATCACAAGATATGCTTCACTACTTCTTCCCTTTTTCTGTTTTTCCCTTTTCAGTCATCATCCATTATCCTTCcgaaccttcatcttcttcttctgcttcttcttCCTCACTATCATCATCATCCAAAGTCTGTACTGTTTCATCTCAATTTCACCGGTAGATTCTCTCGTTTTCACTTTGTTTATGCTATGAGTTTTGAATTTTAATGATTTTGAGTTCGAGTTAACAGTTAGGGTTTCTGTTTTTGGTGATTGAACTTATCTGCGAAACAGAGTAACTGATTGTTTAGACGATTTAGCTGTTAGTTGCATGTTTCTGATACGAGAATTATGTTAAGTTTCATCTCAATTCTATTGTTTTCACTTGATTTATGCTTCGAATTTGTTGGATCGATTAAAATTCGTTGATTTTGAGTTCGAATTAAGAGTTAGGGTTACTGTTTTTGGTGATTGAACTTATCTGCGAAACAGAGTACTGATTGTTTAGACGATATAGCTGTTAGTTGCATGTTTCTGATTCGACGATTATGTTATGTTTCATCTCAATTCTATTGTTTTCACTTGATTTGTGCTTCGAATTTGTTGGATCTACTGAAATTCATTGATTTTGAGTTCGAATTAACAGTTAGGGTTACTGGTTTTAGTGATTTGAACTTATGTGCAAAACAGAGTGACTGATTTTGATAGTTTGTTTAGACGATTTAGCTGTTAGTTGCATGTTTCTGATACGAGAATTATGTTATGCTTCATCTCAGTTCTATCGTTTTCACTTGATTTATGCTTCGAATTTGTTGGATCTACTGAAATTCGTTGATTTTGAGTTCGAATTAACAGTTAAGGTTACTGGTTTTAGTGATTTGAACTTATGTGCAAAACAGAGTGACTGATTTTGATAGTTTGTTTGGTTGATTTAGCTGTTAAACGTTAATTGCATGTCTGATGATCATATGAACTTCTATCATCTTTTAAAGCTTCTTCGTCTGTGTTGTTTTATCTCAATTTCACTGAATCTAGGGTACAATCTCTCTCGGTTCTCTCGTTTTCACCTTGAAATTTGTTAGATCTactgaaatttattaaatttgaGTTCGAGTTAacaattagggtttctgttttttGTGATTTGAACTTACGTGCGAAACAGAGTAACTGATTTTGATATGTTTGTTTGGATGATTTAGCATATAAACAACTCCTTCTACGAGAGTTATGTTATGTTCCATCTCAATTTCATCTATAATATTATTCAGTTCTATAGTTTTCACTTTATTTATGCTGCAAATTTGTTAGATCTACTGAAATTCATTGATTTTGAGACTTTGAGTTCGAATTACCAGTTAGGGTTACTGTTTTTAGTGATTTGGAGTTATCCTCCAAGCATGCAACTGATTCTAAGAGGATTTATTGGATGATTTAGCTGTTAATTGTATGTCTGATTATCCGATGAACTCACGATACAAGAATTATGTTATGTTTCATCTCAATTTCACCATAATCTCTCTTAATTTTCTTGTCTTCACTTTTTTTATGCTTCGAATTTGTTGAATTATTGAAATTCATTGATTTTTAGTTCAAGTTATCAGTTAGGGTATACTGTTTTTAGTTATTTGAACTTATCTGCAACTGCAAAGCAGAGCAACTGATTCTGCTAGGGTTACTTTGCTGTTAATTGCATGTCTGATTAGCATATGAACTCCTGATACGATAATCATGTCTTGATATCAGATAATCAAGCATGAATCCCCCCAAAATCAAGCGTCGAGTGGGTAAATATGAGGTGGGAAGGACAATCGGTGAGGGGACTTTTGCGAAAGTGAAGTTTGCTAGGAATTCTGAAACAGGGGAGCCTGTGGCTCTCAAGATCCTTGATAAAGAAAAAGTTGTGAAGCATAAAATGGCTGAACTGGTTGGTTGCTTCTACTCTCACAATTTCTAATATTTACAATTGTGCCATTCCGATGAATTGATCTTGGTTGATTTACTTTCATTCTTTTATGTGTTATCTTGGTGATGCAGATAAAAATGGAAATAGCAACCATGAAGTTGATAAAGCATCCCAATGTGGTCCGGTTATATGAGGTCTTCTAATCTTTTTGTAAATAACATACAACTCATGTTAAACTTTATTTCGATACTTCATTTTCTCCATTAAATCTTGATTTTAAGAAAACGCTTCTGAACTCTGAAGCGCAAGGCACACAAGGTGATTGGGAAAAACACCTCAGACCCTTGTGGCAACGCTTCATGTACATATGGGTCAAAATTGATTACTCAAATGTAGGGTCTCCAAGAGGCTAATATgtgaaaaatgaccaaaatagtgAAGAGAATAtgagccgttcaaaaaaaaaaaaaaaagtgaagagAATATGAATGGTTTACGTGATTAGAAGTTATGTGTGTCTTTTAATAGTGTTTTGTTTCTTCAGGTTATGGGGAGCAAGACCAAGATATTCATTGTACTTGAATTTGTCACAGGGGGAGAGCTTTTTGATAAAATTGTAATTTTCTGATACTTATATATATCGTCTCATTTTTAATCATTTGAATATTCATGCTCAGAAGTTTCCATTTGATTATGAAGGTGAACCATGGACGAATGCATGAAGATGAAGCCAGAAAGTATTTTCAACAACTCATCAATGCTGTTGATTATTGCCATAGTAGGGGTGTCTATCATAGAGATCTAAAGGTAGTCAACACTCTTTTATTTTCAAGATTCTCCTTTGACTGAGAGTGATTACCAGATGTTTTTATCGGTCTGTATTTATAGTCTCACTACTTACTAACATTCCTGCAGCCGGAAAATTTGCTTCTGGATGCTTCCGGAAACCTCAAAGTTTCAGACTTTGGACTGAGTGCCCTTTCTCGACAAGTTAGGGTAAGTAAAAAGATTTTGACTTTTAATTGTTCTTTGTGTTAAATCTTTTATTGAATTCTAAAGTTTTATTTTACAGGATGATGGCTTGCTTCACACAACGTGTGGAACTCCAAATTATGTTGCTCCTGAGGTGCAGACAACTGTTAATTCTATCGTCTTTCCTCATTATGCTTACAACATAACCTAAATCGACCCGTTTGTATATGGGTCAAAATTGCTTACTCATCATCATCTAGTGCTTCTTTTTCATGTAGTGATGATATTTAATCATTTTTAGGTCTTGAATGATAGAGGATATGATGGGGCGACTGCAGATTTATGGTCGTGTGGAGTCATACTCTTTGTACTGCTTGCAGGTTACTTGCCATTTGATGATTCTAATCTTATAAACCTATATAAAAAAGTGAGCATCATATAAATTGAGAATTACATTCGATTCATTGTTGTCAAATCTCCTGTTGAGTTACTTTGGGTGTTTTTGTGTGCAGATTTCAGCTGCAGAGTTTACTTGTCCTCCATGGATATCCTTTAGTGCCAGAAAGTTGATAACTCGCATATTGGATCCCAACCCCATGACCGTAAGTGTTGCACACTAATGTTGACATTTTCTTATAAGGCAGTTATGTGATCACGTAACCATTCTCTTTCTCTTCCCCACTATATCTTCACTACATTACATATAACTGCTTATGCGGTTCTCTTCTCAATATTTATATGTGTGTATGTCTTGTTATGTATCTAATTGCTGCATTAGCTAGAAAAGATACATGCATTATGAAGACCATAATCATGCAATTATTTGTGATTGTGACTAGATCATTAACAACTGAATCTTTAGTCCTTTGCAGCTTTTCACTATTTGTCGGCTTACGTAATTAGGAATATGTATATGTGCGTCTCAAAGCCCTCTTTTTGTGGCAGCGGATAACAATACCTGAGCTTTTGAATGATGAGTGGTTTAAACAAGATTTTAAACAACCTGAATTTGTTGAGAAGGGAGAGGCAaattttgatgatgtggaagcagctTTTCAAGATTCAGAAGTAAGTTTATCAACTTTATTATACTATGTAATCTTCAAACACTTTTTTGcccatttttataaaaagtaataagttaataatttaaacaaaaacaatattctgttattattattacaataaTCATCTAAAAACGATGTAGGGGATTGTGTGCAGCAAAATTGACTTCGGGGAACTTATAACCCGTTAGAGACACTCCCCTTTTAGCTAAACAATTTTTTATTTGACCTTCTTGAAATTAAAAACAACCCAAATCGATTTATGAATTTATCTGTAAGTGAATGAgccaacatttttttttatttaacataaaTAACTAGAAAGTTaacctttttgtttttgttgtaaTGTTAATGAAGGTTTTATGAGCTCTGTTATGCTtgaattatatataaaaagttcagtatctttattacataatttataagCTACAAATAAGATTACGGTGTGTATTGTAAAATGCCCAAGTTTCTGAAAGTTTATATATTTGTTTTACATCAGGAGTATCACGTGACAGAAAAGAAAGAAGAACATCCAGCTGCCATGAATGCTTTTGAGTTGATTTCTATGTCTAAGGGGCTCAACCTTGGCAACCTTTTTGAGATGGAACAGGTTAATACTTTTGTTCTTTTATATCAACAACCTTCCACTTATTAATATTGTGTATTATATCTTTTACTTTGTGAAggattgtgtgtatatatatatactcttGCGCCATGCATGCCAGTCAAAATGGGTCGGGCTAGGTTAACCCTTGAATATGGAATACTCTACAAAGTACTTGCTTGGaaatagggttgtaaacgaaccgaacgaacacaaacaaggcattgttcgttcattaaggaatgAACATGTTTATGAACGATTCACGAacgcttaccgaacgagatttcttTTTCGTTCATTAGGGAAACgaacatgttcatgaacatttaccgaacacaaacgaacacgcacgaacacgaacaaatgttcatgaacataaatgaacacaaacgaacgttatatattaattttaaaataaaatctgCATTTTTCATAAGAATACGAAGAATCTATCAAAAATAAACAGGTACTTAACATAACTATCTAAACATAGTTGACATAACTATCATAAACATAATTAACACAAAAATTAAGAAGTTTGCTAAGctttaacgaaaattgaaatTGAAAACGTCAAATGAAGGATGTTGGCAGAGGCGTGTAGTATGACTATGGTTTCCAATTTTTAAAAACTAAAGGCGATAAAATAAAAATGTCACATAAAAAACCTTTAAATgaatgaacacaaatgaacgtaaacgagcgaacataaatgaacacattactgaacgttcacgaacataaagaACGAACGCatcctctgttcatgttcgtttttGTAACTTaccgaacgaaatttcttgttcgtgtgtgttcatttattaaacgaacgaacataaatgaacttcccgccgaacggttcacgaactgttcgttgaaTGTTCGGTTCACTTACAGCCCTACTTGTAAATAAAAATTGTTTATTATAATACACAAAAATTATATTATTTCCAGTAGGACCTTTATGTATCAAAAGTACACTTCGGGGCGACGCTTGACCTGTTAGGGATCAGCGAGTCCACCCATCCATAGGTAAATTGGCTAAAATTGCCTACAGTCATGATCAAAGTAAAATTCAGTGTGGGTCATTGGAATTTCACTGTTATTCTGTATCAATTATCATCACTGATTTTAACTTGTATTAAATTTTGGAAATAAATTTGGATGCAGGCGTTCAAAAGGGAGACAAGATTCACATCGAGATGCCCAGCAAATGAGATAGTTAGTAAAATCGAAGAAGCTGCAAAACCTCTTGGTTTTGATGTGCACAAGAAGAACTATAAGGTTTAAATATTTACATTAATATATACTTTAAATTGATAAGTTTTTGGATGAGTAATAAACTAATAATTCTCTGTTTCTCATCTCAGTTAAGGCTTGAAAATATTAAAGCTGGGAGAAAAGGAAACCTCAATATTGCTACTGAGGTACCATGTTGTGATGCGTAATCAAATAAATATGCTTAATTTTgacaaaaaataatattaaaactaACTTTTACAAAGTATCTTACAATTTGTACCCTTTACTAGGTGTTTCAAGTAGCACCATCACTTCACATGGTTGAAATAAGAAAAGCAAAAGGAGATACTTTGGAATTTCATAAGGTATGATATTCTTGTGTGTTCAGTTTCCGTTTGTCATTTATGTCAACTTTAGTTGGGCGGGTCGGACAACCAGGCCCAAAATGGTCAATCTAACACGAAACGCTTTTTATGTTTTGTTCTTTCGAATTTTATATATGCATATATGAGGTGTAAAATATGATGGAAGTAATTTATCtgcaaaaacaataataaaaaattagGGG
Above is a window of Helianthus annuus cultivar XRQ/B chromosome 14, HanXRQr2.0-SUNRISE, whole genome shotgun sequence DNA encoding:
- the LOC110908304 gene encoding CBL-interacting protein kinase 32, which codes for MNPPKIKRRVGKYEVGRTIGEGTFAKVKFARNSETGEPVALKILDKEKVVKHKMAELIKMEIATMKLIKHPNVVRLYEVMGSKTKIFIVLEFVTGGELFDKIVNHGRMHEDEARKYFQQLINAVDYCHSRGVYHRDLKPENLLLDASGNLKVSDFGLSALSRQVRDDGLLHTTCGTPNYVAPEVLNDRGYDGATADLWSCGVILFVLLAGYLPFDDSNLINLYKKISAAEFTCPPWISFSARKLITRILDPNPMTRITIPELLNDEWFKQDFKQPEFVEKGEANFDDVEAAFQDSEEYHVTEKKEEHPAAMNAFELISMSKGLNLGNLFEMEQAFKRETRFTSRCPANEIVSKIEEAAKPLGFDVHKKNYKLRLENIKAGRKGNLNIATEVFQVAPSLHMVEIRKAKGDTLEFHKFYKRLSSSLKNVVWKTEEEMQEPA